One genomic region from bacterium encodes:
- a CDS encoding T9SS type A sorting domain-containing protein, protein TQASYNMIIAVKPDDENFVIIGATNLYRSTDGFSTPLDKYNTTDKIAWIGGYFYNDDYFMYPNLHPDQHSIAFSPSDPDAMWVGSDGGLSFTNDITKTNYDEAFPWVSKNNSYITTQFYTIAIPRKGGNFHILGGCQDNGSPSFKFNSTPAATSTDVSSGDGGYCFLGTDYYYTSSQNGDIIRANYNAYGDPNSAYTMPSGTKWSDITPIDAEGQKFINPFAIDPNNEDIMFYPADSSMWRNDSLSSIPNWLNEGTAVGWTELTDLAAPSGYGFSAMAFTNLSPKHRIYYAASSNNGVPKLFRLDDAETSESGAVDISIAAAASGAYIHNIAVNPDNGNELLVLMSNYDITGLYHSTDGGSHFTSVEGNLTGNTTNPGPSLRSATILPQSSGGPIYFVGTSTGIYSTQNLNGIYTVWALEGSNTIGNTVVEAVTSRNSDGRVVIGTHGRGVFVADIGGTPVAERDNPFIPREPYLSQNYPNPFNPYTTISFSLPKKERVELYITNIKGRRVKTLVNTYQQAGKHSIKFDGSDFASGVYLYTLKTSDKTITRRLALIK, encoded by the coding sequence ACTCAGGCATCATACAACATGATTATAGCTGTTAAGCCCGATGATGAGAACTTTGTTATAATCGGCGCTACAAACCTGTACAGATCAACCGACGGATTTTCTACTCCTCTTGACAAATACAACACAACTGACAAAATTGCGTGGATAGGTGGTTACTTTTATAATGACGACTATTTCATGTATCCCAATCTTCACCCAGACCAGCATTCTATTGCATTCTCTCCTTCTGATCCGGACGCAATGTGGGTAGGCAGCGACGGCGGCCTTAGTTTTACAAACGATATTACAAAAACGAATTATGACGAGGCCTTCCCGTGGGTAAGTAAAAATAACAGTTACATTACTACACAATTTTATACAATTGCAATACCGCGAAAAGGCGGAAACTTTCATATTCTTGGAGGATGCCAGGACAACGGTTCCCCGAGTTTTAAATTCAACTCAACCCCTGCAGCCACTTCCACAGATGTGAGTTCCGGAGATGGTGGCTACTGCTTTCTCGGTACAGATTATTACTACACTTCATCCCAAAATGGTGATATTATAAGAGCCAATTATAATGCATACGGAGATCCTAATTCTGCCTATACAATGCCTTCAGGTACAAAATGGAGCGATATTACACCAATTGATGCTGAAGGGCAAAAATTTATCAATCCTTTTGCAATTGACCCGAACAATGAAGACATTATGTTCTACCCTGCTGATTCATCAATGTGGAGAAATGACAGCTTGTCATCAATACCAAATTGGCTTAATGAAGGTACAGCAGTGGGCTGGACAGAACTTACTGACCTTGCAGCTCCGTCAGGATACGGATTTTCAGCAATGGCTTTTACAAATTTATCTCCGAAACATAGAATTTACTATGCTGCTTCCTCTAATAATGGTGTTCCAAAACTATTCAGGCTGGATGATGCGGAGACTTCCGAGTCCGGTGCTGTTGATATTTCAATTGCAGCAGCAGCCTCCGGAGCTTATATTCATAACATTGCTGTAAATCCTGATAATGGCAATGAACTCCTCGTACTTATGTCTAATTATGATATTACAGGGCTCTATCATTCTACAGACGGAGGCTCTCACTTTACTTCAGTAGAGGGGAATCTTACCGGAAACACTACTAATCCCGGGCCTTCTCTGCGTTCTGCAACTATTCTGCCCCAGTCGTCAGGAGGTCCCATATACTTTGTAGGCACAAGTACAGGAATATACTCCACACAAAATCTAAATGGAATTTACACTGTATGGGCACTTGAAGGCAGTAATACAATAGGTAATACTGTTGTAGAAGCTGTAACTTCGAGAAACAGTGACGGCAGAGTAGTTATAGGCACTCACGGAAGAGGAGTTTTTGTTGCGGATATAGGAGGAACTCCTGTTGCAGAAAGAGATAATCCTTTTATACCGAGAGAGCCCTATCTCAGCCAGAATTATCCGAATCCGTTTAATCCGTATACAACCATATCTTTCTCTCTTCCGAAAAAAGAAAGAGTTGAACTGTACATTACAAATATAAAGGGCAGACGAGTTAAAACTCTTGTAAACACTTATCAGCAGGCCGGAAAACACAGCATTAAATTTGACGGATCAGATTTTGCAAGCGGTGTATATCTATACACATTGAAGACTTCGGATAAAACTATAACAAGGAGATTAGCACTTATTAAGTAA